Proteins encoded by one window of Pseudomonas sp. PSKL.D1:
- the preA gene encoding NAD-dependent dihydropyrimidine dehydrogenase subunit PreA — MADLSIEFAGIKAPNPFWLASAPPTDKAYNVVRAFEAGWGGVVWKTLGEDPAAVNVSSRYSAHYGPNRQVQGINNIELITDRSLDINLREITQVKKDWPDRALIVSLMVPCVEESWKFILPLVEATGADGIELNFGCPHGMPERGMGAAVGQVPEYVEMVTRWCKTHCSLPVIVKLTPNITDIRQSARAAHRGGADAVSLINTINSITSVDLDRMVAHPIVGDQSTHGGYCGSAVKPIALNMVAEIARDPETRGLPICGIGGIGNWRDAAEFVALGSGAVQVCTAAMLHGFRIVEDIKDGLARWMDQHGHSNLKAFQGQAVGHTTDWKYLDINYKSVAHINDEACIGCGRCHIACEDTSHQAIASTLKADGTHAYSVIEEECVGCNLCQITCPVESCIEMQAQETGKPYLNWTQDPRNPYREAG, encoded by the coding sequence ATGGCCGACCTGTCCATCGAATTTGCCGGCATCAAGGCACCCAACCCCTTCTGGCTGGCGTCCGCGCCGCCCACCGACAAGGCCTACAATGTGGTCCGCGCCTTCGAGGCGGGCTGGGGCGGCGTGGTCTGGAAAACCCTTGGTGAGGACCCGGCCGCGGTCAACGTTTCGTCACGCTACTCGGCCCACTATGGCCCCAACCGCCAGGTGCAGGGCATCAACAACATCGAGCTGATCACCGACCGCTCGCTGGACATCAACCTGCGCGAAATCACTCAGGTGAAAAAGGACTGGCCCGACCGTGCGCTGATCGTGTCGTTGATGGTGCCGTGCGTGGAGGAATCGTGGAAATTCATCCTGCCGCTGGTGGAAGCCACTGGCGCCGACGGCATCGAGCTGAACTTCGGCTGCCCCCACGGCATGCCGGAACGCGGTATGGGCGCGGCGGTCGGCCAGGTGCCCGAGTACGTGGAAATGGTCACCCGCTGGTGCAAGACACACTGCAGCTTGCCCGTGATCGTCAAGCTCACGCCGAACATCACCGACATTCGCCAGTCGGCCCGGGCGGCGCACCGGGGCGGCGCCGATGCGGTGTCGCTGATCAACACCATCAACTCGATCACCAGCGTCGACCTGGACCGCATGGTGGCCCACCCCATCGTTGGCGACCAGAGCACCCACGGCGGTTACTGCGGCTCGGCGGTGAAGCCGATCGCCCTGAACATGGTCGCCGAAATCGCCCGTGACCCCGAGACACGCGGCCTGCCGATTTGCGGTATCGGCGGCATTGGCAACTGGCGTGATGCTGCCGAGTTCGTGGCACTGGGCAGCGGCGCGGTGCAGGTGTGCACGGCGGCGATGCTGCACGGTTTTCGGATTGTGGAGGATATAAAGGACGGCCTGGCGCGCTGGATGGACCAGCACGGGCACAGCAACCTCAAGGCGTTCCAGGGACAGGCCGTGGGGCATACCACCGACTGGAAGTACCTGGACATCAACTACAAGTCGGTGGCGCATATCAATGACGAGGCATGCATTGGCTGCGGGCGTTGCCATATTGCCTGCGAGGACACGTCGCACCAGGCGATTGCCAGTACGCTGAAGGCTGATGGGACACACGCTTACAGCGTGATCGAGGAGGAATGCGTGGGCTGCAACCTGTGCCAGATCACTTGCCCGGTAGAGAGCTGCATCGAGATGCAGGCGCAGGAGACGGGCAAGCCTTATTTGAACTGGACGCAGGATCCGCGTAATCCGTACCGCGAGGCGGGTTGA
- a CDS encoding NCS1 family nucleobase:cation symporter-1: MQQSRSEVIEQDGLYELSAGSDVLDSPRYNHDIAPTKVHQRTWNKWHITALWVGMSICVPTYTLGGVLTAYFGLSVGEALLAILLANVIVLIPLTLNAFPGTKYGIPFPVLLRSSFGILGSNVPCLIRAVVACGWFGIQTMFGGLAIHLFLGSVFEGWKALGGTGEVIGFMIFWALNLWVVLRGAESIKWLETLSAPLLVAVGFGLLFWALPHMSMTELLAQPAKRPEGASVYGYFFAGLTAMVGFWATLSLNIPDFSRYAKSQKDQILGQIFGLPLTMFLFAALGVVMTAASASLVGETVSDPVSLIGKIQSPGWVALAMALIVIATLSTNTAANIVSPTNDFQNIAPRLIGRSRAVWLTGFIGLALMGHELLKKLGWIVSDLSLESVYSNWLLGYSSLLGPIAGIMVVDYFLIRRQQLDLAGLYRDDVYPAWNWAGFVAFAVPVALTVMAIGNSSFSWFYDFGWFTGSLLGGALYYVLGGVVVRGAARLAKPLP, translated from the coding sequence ATGCAACAGAGCAGATCGGAAGTGATCGAGCAGGATGGCCTGTACGAGCTGTCCGCAGGCAGCGATGTTCTCGACAGCCCGCGTTACAACCACGACATCGCGCCCACCAAAGTGCACCAGCGCACCTGGAACAAATGGCACATCACCGCGCTGTGGGTGGGCATGTCCATCTGCGTGCCCACGTACACCCTCGGCGGTGTGCTCACCGCGTATTTCGGCCTCAGCGTCGGCGAGGCGCTGCTGGCCATTCTGCTGGCCAACGTGATTGTGCTGATTCCGCTTACGCTCAATGCCTTCCCCGGCACCAAGTACGGCATCCCGTTCCCGGTGCTGCTGCGTTCGTCGTTCGGCATTCTGGGGTCCAACGTGCCGTGCCTGATCCGCGCGGTGGTGGCCTGTGGCTGGTTCGGTATCCAGACGATGTTCGGCGGGCTGGCCATCCACCTGTTCCTGGGGTCGGTATTCGAGGGTTGGAAAGCCTTGGGCGGCACCGGCGAAGTGATTGGCTTCATGATCTTCTGGGCGCTCAACCTGTGGGTGGTGCTGCGCGGCGCGGAGTCGATCAAATGGCTGGAAACACTCTCTGCACCGCTGCTGGTGGCGGTGGGCTTCGGCCTGCTGTTCTGGGCGCTGCCGCACATGTCGATGACCGAGCTGCTGGCCCAGCCGGCCAAGCGCCCGGAAGGGGCGAGTGTGTACGGGTACTTCTTTGCCGGGCTGACGGCGATGGTCGGTTTTTGGGCCACGCTGTCGCTGAACATCCCGGACTTCAGCCGCTACGCGAAAAGCCAGAAGGACCAGATTCTGGGGCAGATTTTCGGCCTGCCGCTGACCATGTTCCTGTTTGCCGCGCTGGGCGTGGTGATGACGGCGGCCTCGGCGTCGCTGGTGGGGGAAACGGTGTCTGACCCGGTCAGCCTGATCGGCAAGATTCAGAGCCCGGGTTGGGTGGCGCTGGCCATGGCACTGATCGTGATCGCCACCTTGTCGACCAACACCGCGGCCAACATCGTCTCGCCCACCAACGACTTCCAGAACATCGCCCCCCGCCTGATCGGGCGTAGCCGCGCGGTGTGGCTGACGGGTTTCATCGGCCTGGCGCTGATGGGCCATGAGCTGCTCAAAAAACTCGGCTGGATCGTCTCCGACCTGAGCCTGGAGAGTGTCTATTCCAACTGGTTGCTGGGCTACTCCAGCCTGCTGGGGCCGATTGCCGGGATCATGGTGGTGGACTACTTCCTCATCCGCCGCCAGCAACTGGACTTGGCCGGGCTGTACCGGGATGACGTGTACCCGGCATGGAACTGGGCCGGGTTTGTCGCGTTCGCGGTGCCGGTGGCGCTGACCGTGATGGCCATCGGCAACAGCAGTTTCAGCTGGTTCTATGACTTTGGCTGGTTCACCGGGTCGTTGCTCGGTGGTGCGTTGTACTACGTGCTGGGCGGTGTGGTGGTGCGTGGGGCGGCGCGGTTGGCCAAGCCTTTGCCGTGA
- a CDS encoding Zn-dependent hydrolase: protein MEKTLKSTDGHINSARLWQSLMDLAQLGATPKGGVCRLALTDLDRQARDLFVQWCEDAGCSVSIDAVGNIFARRPGRNPALPPVMTGSHIDTQPTGGKFDGCFGVMAGLEVIRTLNDLGIETEAPMEVVVWTNEEGSRFAPCMMGSGVFAGKFTLEETLAKRDAQGVSVGEALNAIGYAGPRAVLGHPVGAYFEAHIEQGPILEDQAKTIGVVLGALGQKWFDLTLRGVEAHAGPTPMHLRKDALVGAAAVVEAVNRAALGHQPHACGTVGCLQAYPGSRNVIPGEVRMTLDFRHLEADRLDSMIAEVRAVIEATCAKHGLSHELIPTADFPALYFDQGCVDAVREAAGTLGLDHMDIVSGAGHDAIFLAELGPAGMIFVPCENGISHNEIENATEQDLAAGCAVLLRAMLAASQAIAQGRKAA from the coding sequence ATGGAAAAAACCCTCAAATCCACCGACGGCCACATCAACAGCGCCCGCCTGTGGCAGTCCCTGATGGACCTTGCCCAACTCGGCGCCACGCCCAAGGGCGGCGTCTGCCGCCTGGCACTCACCGACCTCGACCGCCAGGCCCGCGACCTGTTCGTGCAGTGGTGCGAGGATGCCGGTTGCAGTGTCAGCATCGACGCCGTCGGCAACATTTTCGCGCGTCGCCCCGGCCGCAACCCCGCGCTTCCCCCGGTAATGACCGGCAGCCACATCGACACCCAGCCTACCGGCGGCAAGTTCGACGGCTGCTTTGGCGTGATGGCGGGGCTTGAAGTGATCCGCACCCTCAATGACCTGGGCATCGAAACCGAAGCCCCAATGGAAGTGGTGGTATGGACCAACGAAGAAGGCTCACGCTTTGCCCCTTGCATGATGGGCTCCGGGGTATTCGCCGGTAAATTCACCCTCGAAGAAACCCTGGCCAAACGTGACGCCCAGGGCGTTTCGGTGGGCGAAGCGCTGAACGCCATCGGCTACGCGGGCCCGCGCGCTGTGCTCGGCCACCCGGTAGGCGCCTACTTCGAGGCGCACATCGAGCAGGGGCCCATCCTGGAAGACCAGGCCAAAACCATCGGCGTGGTGCTCGGTGCCCTGGGGCAGAAGTGGTTCGACCTGACCCTGCGCGGCGTCGAGGCACACGCCGGGCCAACGCCCATGCACCTGCGCAAGGATGCCCTGGTGGGGGCTGCGGCCGTGGTCGAAGCGGTGAACCGCGCCGCACTCGGCCACCAACCCCATGCCTGCGGCACGGTGGGTTGCCTGCAAGCCTACCCGGGGTCGCGCAACGTGATCCCGGGGGAGGTGCGCATGACGCTGGACTTCCGGCACCTGGAAGCCGACCGGCTCGATTCGATGATTGCCGAGGTGCGCGCGGTGATCGAGGCCACCTGCGCCAAACATGGCTTAAGCCATGAACTGATCCCCACGGCCGATTTCCCGGCGCTGTACTTCGACCAGGGCTGCGTTGACGCGGTGCGCGAGGCGGCGGGTACGTTGGGGCTGGACCACATGGACATCGTCAGCGGGGCAGGGCATGACGCCATCTTCCTGGCCGAGTTGGGGCCGGCCGGGATGATCTTCGTGCCGTGCGAGAACGGCATCAGCCATAACGAGATCGAGAACGCCACCGAGCAGGATCTGGCGGCGGGGTGTGCGGTGTTGTTGCGCGCCATGCTGGCGGCTTCACAGGCCATTGCGCAGGGGCGCAAGGCGGCGTAA
- a CDS encoding NAD(P)-dependent oxidoreductase has product MIDALNHLPRPRAGNDELAEHFGDLAPPLTARQAAVESARCLYCYDAPCVNACPSEIDIPSFIHRISDENLQGAAERILSANILGGSCARVCPTEILCQQACVRNNAQECAPVLIGQLQRYALDNAGFTEHPFKRSPATGKRIAVVGAGPAGLACAHRLAMHGHDVVIFEASEKAGGLNEYGIARYKLVDDFAQREVEFLLGIGGIEIRHGQRLGGNLTLTELHGQYHAVFLGLGLNAVRQLGLPDEEAPGLLAATAYIRELRQADDLAQLPLADRCLVIGAGNTAIDMAVQMSRLGARDVNLVYRRGPDDMGATGHEQDIAKANQVRLHTWARPDTVLLGDDGRVRGMRFARTTLVDGRLCDTGESFELAADAIFKAIGQRFDEASLSDPLAAQLARDGERIRVDEHMHTSLPGIYAGGDCTALGQDLTVQAVQHGKLAAEAIHAQLMLNVEAA; this is encoded by the coding sequence GTGATCGACGCCCTGAACCACTTGCCGCGCCCGCGCGCCGGCAACGACGAGCTGGCCGAACACTTCGGCGACCTCGCTCCACCGCTCACCGCACGCCAGGCCGCCGTGGAAAGCGCACGCTGCCTGTACTGCTACGACGCCCCGTGCGTCAACGCCTGCCCGAGCGAAATCGACATCCCTTCGTTCATCCACCGCATCAGCGACGAGAACCTGCAAGGCGCCGCCGAGCGCATTCTTTCGGCGAATATTCTGGGTGGCAGCTGTGCCCGCGTGTGCCCCACCGAAATCCTCTGCCAGCAGGCCTGCGTGCGTAACAACGCACAGGAATGTGCCCCGGTGCTGATTGGCCAACTGCAACGCTATGCGCTGGACAATGCAGGGTTCACCGAACACCCCTTCAAGCGCTCCCCTGCCACCGGCAAGCGCATTGCCGTGGTCGGCGCCGGGCCGGCGGGGTTGGCCTGCGCCCATCGCCTGGCCATGCATGGCCATGACGTGGTGATTTTCGAGGCGAGCGAAAAGGCTGGTGGCCTGAACGAGTACGGCATCGCCCGCTACAAACTGGTGGATGACTTCGCCCAGCGCGAAGTGGAATTCCTGCTGGGCATCGGCGGCATCGAGATCCGCCATGGCCAACGACTGGGGGGCAACCTGACCCTCACCGAACTCCACGGCCAGTACCACGCCGTGTTCCTCGGCCTGGGCCTGAACGCCGTGCGCCAGCTTGGCCTGCCCGACGAAGAAGCCCCGGGCCTGCTGGCCGCCACTGCGTACATCCGCGAGCTGCGCCAGGCGGATGACCTCGCCCAGCTCCCGTTGGCCGACCGCTGCCTGGTGATCGGCGCCGGCAACACCGCCATCGACATGGCCGTGCAGATGAGCCGCCTGGGCGCCCGCGACGTCAACCTGGTGTACCGCCGCGGCCCCGATGACATGGGCGCCACCGGCCATGAGCAGGACATTGCCAAGGCCAACCAGGTCCGCTTGCACACCTGGGCCCGCCCCGACACCGTACTGCTGGGCGACGACGGCCGCGTACGCGGCATGCGCTTCGCCCGCACCACGCTGGTCGACGGCCGCCTGTGCGACACCGGTGAAAGCTTCGAGCTGGCTGCCGATGCCATCTTCAAAGCCATCGGCCAACGCTTCGACGAGGCCAGCCTCAGCGACCCGCTGGCCGCGCAACTGGCCCGCGACGGCGAGCGCATTCGCGTGGACGAGCACATGCACACCAGCCTGCCGGGCATCTACGCGGGCGGCGACTGCACCGCCCTGGGCCAGGACCTTACCGTTCAGGCCGTGCAACACGGCAAGCTGGCAGCCGAAGCCATCCATGCCCAACTCATGCTCAACGTGGAGGCAGCGTAA
- a CDS encoding type II toxin-antitoxin system RelE/ParE family toxin, which produces MIISFRHKGLRIFHQTGNSRGIQPAHAKRLKRQLQFLDRAIVAQDLSVPGWQLHALKGELAGFWSLSVSGNWRLIFRFVGSDVELVDYLDYH; this is translated from the coding sequence ATGATCATCAGTTTTAGGCACAAGGGACTGCGAATATTCCATCAAACTGGAAATTCCCGGGGTATTCAGCCCGCTCATGCCAAGCGGTTGAAACGTCAATTGCAGTTTCTTGACCGGGCAATCGTGGCGCAGGACCTGAGTGTGCCGGGCTGGCAGTTGCATGCGCTCAAAGGCGAATTGGCGGGCTTCTGGTCGTTGAGCGTCTCCGGCAACTGGCGGCTGATTTTTCGTTTCGTGGGGTCGGATGTCGAACTGGTCGATTACCTTGATTATCACTGA
- a CDS encoding TetR/AcrR family transcriptional regulator, translating to MANHKIEIRKRNVEKILQAAEKVFADKGFGATSMGDIAEQAELPRSNLHYYFSTKDDLFRAVLQDLLEVWKQDALCFENFDDPRVVLTSYIRAKMGHSRTRPLGSKIWAEEMLHGAPLLGASLDESLVPWAKLKEDKIRRWVEEGRILPVEPSALLYMIWASTQHYADFGYQVAVLNEGEPLSDLAFESAVQTVTCVILRGIGLEP from the coding sequence ATGGCTAACCACAAGATCGAAATCCGCAAGCGCAACGTTGAAAAGATCCTGCAGGCCGCGGAAAAGGTATTCGCCGACAAAGGCTTTGGCGCCACGTCCATGGGGGACATTGCCGAGCAGGCCGAGCTGCCGCGTTCCAACCTGCATTACTACTTCAGCACCAAGGACGACCTGTTCCGCGCGGTGCTGCAGGACCTGCTTGAGGTGTGGAAGCAGGACGCGCTGTGTTTCGAGAATTTCGACGACCCCCGCGTGGTGCTGACCAGCTACATCCGCGCCAAGATGGGCCATTCGCGCACGCGGCCGCTGGGGTCGAAGATCTGGGCCGAAGAGATGCTGCACGGGGCGCCGCTGCTGGGCGCGAGCCTGGATGAAAGCCTGGTGCCGTGGGCCAAGCTCAAGGAAGACAAGATTCGCCGCTGGGTGGAAGAGGGGCGGATTTTGCCGGTAGAGCCTTCGGCATTGCTGTACATGATCTGGGCGTCGACCCAGCACTATGCCGATTTCGGGTATCAGGTGGCGGTGTTGAACGAGGGGGAGCCGTTGTCGGATCTGGCGTTTGAGAGTGCGGTGCAAACGGTGACGTGCGTGATTTTGCGGGGGATTGGGTTGGAACCGTAA
- a CDS encoding HigA family addiction module antitoxin, with protein sequence MPLHHPPHPGETLREDVLPALGLTVKAFASHLGFSREALSRVLHGRAAMSPDLALRLEMAGISTARLWLAIQADYDIWQARHRWQPEIARLFQAA encoded by the coding sequence ATGCCTTTGCACCATCCGCCGCACCCCGGCGAAACCCTTCGCGAGGACGTATTGCCGGCGCTTGGCCTTACGGTCAAGGCCTTCGCGAGCCACTTGGGGTTCTCGCGTGAGGCGCTTTCCCGGGTACTGCATGGCCGGGCAGCCATGTCGCCTGACCTGGCTTTGCGCCTGGAGATGGCGGGCATCAGTACCGCACGCCTGTGGTTGGCCATTCAGGCGGACTACGATATCTGGCAGGCACGGCACCGTTGGCAGCCTGAGATCGCTCGCCTGTTTCAGGCCGCCTGA
- the hydA gene encoding dihydropyrimidinase, with the protein MSLLIRGATVVTHEESYPADVLCVDGVIRAIGKDLEPPTDCEILDGSGQYLMPGGIDPHTHMQLPFMGTVASEDFFSGTAAGLAGGTTSIIDFVIPNPQQSLLEAFHTWRGWAQKSASDYGFHVAITWWSEQVAEEMGELVNQHGVNSFKHFMAYKNAIMAADDTLVASFERCLQLGAVPTVHAENGELVYHLQQKLLAQGLTGPEAHPLSRPSQVEGEAASRAIRIAETIGTPLYVVHISSREALDEITYARAKGQPVYGEVLPGHLLIDDSVYRHPDWSTAAGYVMSPPFRPREHQEALWRGLQSGNLHTTATDHCCFCAEQKAMGRNDFSRIPNGTAGIEDRMAVLWDAGVNSGRLSMHEFVALTSTNTAKIFNLFPRKGAIRVGADADLVLWDPEGTRTISAQTHHQRVDFNIFEGRTVRGIPSHTISQGKVLWADGDLRAEPGAGRYVERPAYPSVYEVLGRRAEQQRPTPVQR; encoded by the coding sequence ATGTCCCTGTTGATCCGTGGCGCCACCGTGGTTACCCATGAAGAGAGTTACCCCGCCGATGTCCTGTGTGTCGACGGCGTGATCCGCGCCATCGGCAAAGACCTCGAACCCCCTACCGACTGCGAAATCCTCGACGGCAGCGGCCAATACCTGATGCCCGGCGGCATCGACCCGCACACTCACATGCAGTTGCCCTTCATGGGCACCGTGGCCAGCGAGGACTTCTTCAGCGGCACCGCCGCAGGCCTTGCAGGCGGCACCACCTCCATCATCGATTTCGTCATCCCCAACCCGCAGCAGTCGTTGCTGGAGGCGTTTCACACCTGGCGCGGCTGGGCGCAAAAAAGCGCGTCCGACTATGGCTTTCACGTGGCCATCACCTGGTGGAGCGAACAAGTAGCCGAAGAGATGGGCGAGCTGGTCAACCAGCACGGGGTGAACAGCTTCAAGCACTTCATGGCGTACAAGAACGCCATCATGGCCGCCGACGACACCCTGGTAGCCAGCTTCGAACGCTGCCTGCAACTGGGCGCCGTGCCCACCGTGCATGCCGAGAACGGCGAGCTGGTGTACCACCTGCAACAGAAGCTGCTGGCCCAAGGCCTGACCGGGCCAGAGGCACACCCGCTGTCGCGGCCTTCGCAAGTGGAAGGCGAGGCCGCCAGCCGCGCCATTCGCATTGCCGAAACCATTGGCACGCCGCTGTACGTGGTGCACATTTCCAGCCGTGAAGCGCTGGACGAAATCACCTACGCCCGGGCCAAGGGCCAGCCGGTGTACGGTGAAGTGCTGCCCGGCCATCTGCTGATCGACGACAGCGTGTACCGCCACCCGGACTGGTCCACTGCCGCCGGTTACGTGATGAGCCCGCCCTTCCGCCCGCGTGAGCACCAGGAAGCACTGTGGCGCGGCCTGCAGTCGGGCAACCTGCACACCACCGCCACCGACCACTGCTGCTTCTGCGCCGAACAAAAGGCCATGGGCCGCAACGACTTCAGCCGCATCCCCAACGGCACCGCCGGCATTGAAGACCGCATGGCCGTGCTGTGGGATGCCGGGGTAAACAGTGGGCGCCTGTCGATGCACGAGTTCGTGGCGCTGACTTCAACCAACACCGCCAAGATCTTCAACCTGTTCCCGCGCAAGGGGGCGATCCGGGTTGGCGCCGATGCCGACCTGGTGCTGTGGGACCCTGAAGGCACCCGCACAATATCCGCGCAAACCCACCACCAGCGCGTCGATTTCAACATTTTCGAAGGCCGCACCGTGCGCGGCATCCCCAGCCACACCATCAGCCAGGGCAAGGTGCTCTGGGCCGATGGCGACCTGCGTGCCGAACCGGGCGCGGGGCGGTACGTGGAACGGCCGGCCTACCCCTCGGTGTATGAGGTGCTGGGGCGGCGGGCCGAGCAGCAGCGGCCTACGCCTGTGCAGCGCTGA